The following proteins are encoded in a genomic region of Candidatus Cloacimonas sp.:
- a CDS encoding VRR-NUC domain-containing protein, which produces MPVKESQIVTAICNYLQMLENMKKLYFIRNNTGAFAVQPVGGARRFMRFGKSGSSDIIIYLPEGRTVFVEVKREGGKQNQNQHLFEAKIKLLGFEYYVVTDIDEVKNIILERNEKWKPEKLQS; this is translated from the coding sequence ATGCCAGTAAAAGAAAGTCAGATTGTAACCGCTATTTGCAATTATTTGCAGATGCTAGAGAATATGAAAAAACTTTATTTTATCCGAAATAATACCGGCGCTTTTGCTGTTCAGCCGGTTGGCGGTGCAAGGCGTTTTATGCGCTTTGGAAAGTCGGGCAGTAGCGATATCATAATTTATTTGCCAGAAGGCAGAACCGTATTTGTTGAAGTAAAAAGAGAAGGCGGGAAGCAAAATCAAAACCAGCATTTATTCGAAGCTAAAATAAAATTACTTGGCTTTGAATATTATGTTGTAACCGATATTGATGAAGTAAAAAATATAATTTTAGAAAGGAACGAAAAATGGAAACCAGAAAAATTACAGAGTTAA
- a CDS encoding glycosyltransferase, whose translation MKTLKMGIVMVAYASYESVKKSVEENLKLIDGKYPLFIVDNCSPDIKTISYLVDLEMMNKNVVVLSPGKNLGCHNGFNYGFYHIITNYKGVEVLVKCDDDTMLYNCIDFDEILSLFKKTGIAFLGTNFFGDNRLQEELIVREMHGENAKYMTDVVYWNPKIANIPLGFIDANFFKNIGGFKVAYRNARNEIIKSQDHLYGGEEAYISQKANELGLQYAYLYMHGARTVGNDEIDPDYMLWKYVYGFLGTYKKDFASFLKDEKAKEEGYAYWLSYSDNGMHQLWAKNYYEKRNNDKSN comes from the coding sequence ATGAAAACTCTAAAAATGGGTATTGTAATGGTGGCTTATGCCAGTTACGAATCCGTTAAAAAATCAGTCGAAGAAAATTTAAAATTGATTGACGGCAAATACCCTCTTTTTATTGTTGATAATTGTTCTCCCGATATTAAAACGATCTCATATTTAGTTGACTTGGAAATGATGAATAAAAATGTCGTAGTTTTAAGCCCTGGCAAGAATTTAGGTTGCCACAATGGCTTCAATTACGGCTTTTATCATATTATCACTAACTACAAAGGCGTTGAGGTGCTTGTTAAATGCGATGACGACACAATGCTTTATAATTGCATTGATTTTGATGAGATATTAAGCTTATTCAAAAAAACCGGCATTGCTTTTTTGGGGACAAATTTTTTCGGAGATAATCGTTTACAAGAAGAACTGATTGTGCGGGAGATGCACGGCGAAAATGCAAAGTATATGACCGATGTTGTTTATTGGAATCCCAAAATAGCCAATATCCCACTCGGATTTATTGATGCAAATTTTTTCAAAAATATTGGCGGATTCAAAGTCGCTTATAGAAACGCAAGAAACGAAATAATAAAAAGCCAAGATCATTTATACGGCGGAGAGGAAGCATATATTTCACAGAAGGCAAATGAACTCGGATTGCAATATGCCTATCTTTATATGCACGGCGCTAGAACAGTCGGAAACGATGAAATTGATCCTGATTATATGCTTTGGAAATATGTCTATGGTTTTTTGGGAACTTATAAAAAAGATTTTGCTTCGTTTTTGAAGGACGAAAAAGCCAAAGAGGAAGGTTATGCTTATTGGTTAAGTTATTCAGATAACGGAATGCATCAACTTTGGGCTAAAAATTATTATGAAAAGAGGAATAATGACAAATCAAATTAA
- a CDS encoding methyltransferase domain-containing protein, with the protein MTNQIKEWAKSVNERFLPDLEKIVEIGGLDINGSVRDIFDNGKNYFSTDMQAGNGVDLVINSHKIYTQKNRASVDMVICLEMLEHDDRPWETLRNINGILKNGGYFLVSAPTLGFPYHAYPKDYWRFTKDSFEDVILKGFEIIEIIEVKDNAGYPTLCALGKKK; encoded by the coding sequence ATGACAAATCAAATTAAAGAATGGGCTAAAAGTGTTAATGAAAGATTCCTTCCTGATCTTGAAAAAATAGTTGAAATCGGAGGATTAGACATAAACGGAAGCGTAAGAGATATTTTTGATAATGGGAAAAATTATTTTAGCACAGATATGCAAGCAGGCAATGGCGTAGATTTAGTCATAAATTCTCATAAAATTTATACTCAAAAAAATAGAGCGTCAGTTGATATGGTTATTTGTTTAGAAATGCTTGAACACGATGACAGACCTTGGGAAACCTTGAGAAATATAAACGGCATATTAAAAAATGGCGGATATTTTCTTGTTTCTGCTCCCACATTGGGCTTTCCTTATCACGCTTACCCGAAAGATTATTGGCGATTCACAAAAGACAGTTTTGAAGATGTTATTTTAAAAGGTTTTGAAATTATCGAAATAATAGAGGTTAAAGATAACGCAGGGTATCCAACGCTTTGCGCACTAGGAAAAAAGAAATGA
- a CDS encoding class I SAM-dependent methyltransferase — MAGSSMALDNNVKDFLRKIEFEKVIDISCGSGKYGRMVKESRPDCKLVGIEKDESYIEEFSLNNVYDSIYDFDAHKLIRNADFKTDICIMGDVIEHMPKSQGIDFINYMIYRCKWLIIKYPIRFIQGAVGGHASESHISTWSKHDFEGFDIEEWAEDVPIVLVILKGYL; from the coding sequence ATGGCTGGTTCATCAATGGCGCTTGATAATAATGTGAAAGATTTTTTGAGAAAGATAGAATTTGAAAAGGTTATTGATATTAGTTGCGGTTCGGGCAAATATGGCAGAATGGTTAAAGAATCAAGACCAGATTGTAAGCTTGTAGGGATAGAGAAAGACGAAAGTTATATTGAAGAATTTTCTTTGAATAATGTGTATGATTCAATTTACGATTTTGATGCCCACAAATTGATCAGGAATGCCGATTTTAAAACCGATATTTGCATAATGGGAGATGTCATTGAGCATATGCCAAAATCGCAAGGGATTGACTTCATAAATTATATGATTTACCGGTGCAAATGGCTCATTATTAAATATCCGATTAGATTTATCCAAGGCGCTGTCGGTGGACACGCTTCCGAATCTCATATTTCCACTTGGTCTAAGCACGATTTTGAAGGATTCGATATAGAAGAATGGGCGGAAGATGTTCCCATTGTCTTGGTAATTTTGAAAGGATATTTATAA
- a CDS encoding ParB N-terminal domain-containing protein: METRKITELIKAEYNPRRISEHMLQKLQDSIREFGFVEPIIINKDNTIIGGHQRVAAAENLGLTEVPVIVVDLTKDQEKKLNLALNKIVGEFNPEKLVVLLNELDDISLTGFTESELQYFNDTITFNPDGGNNSPSGSENGSDAELPQGEISEGNFKLTFYIESETIFNQLHEFFGGKADHDLEKLLSCVTLYQEKEEKLNENKQG; the protein is encoded by the coding sequence ATGGAAACCAGAAAAATTACAGAGTTAATCAAGGCGGAATACAATCCCCGAAGAATCAGCGAGCATATGCTCCAAAAGTTGCAGGATTCTATTCGTGAATTTGGATTTGTAGAACCGATCATAATCAATAAAGACAATACGATTATTGGTGGACATCAAAGAGTTGCCGCTGCCGAAAATTTGGGATTAACAGAAGTTCCGGTTATTGTAGTTGATCTTACAAAAGACCAAGAAAAGAAGCTAAATTTAGCCCTCAATAAAATAGTTGGTGAATTTAATCCTGAAAAATTGGTAGTTTTATTGAATGAACTCGATGATATTAGCTTAACCGGTTTTACTGAAAGCGAGTTGCAATATTTTAATGACACTATAACTTTCAATCCAGACGGCGGTAATAATAGCCCAAGCGGAAGCGAAAACGGAAGTGATGCTGAACTTCCACAAGGAGAAATAAGCGAAGGAAATTTTAAACTGACCTTTTATATTGAAAGCGAGACAATCTTCAATCAGTTACACGAGTTCTTTGGTGGAAAAGCAGATCACGATTTAGAAAAATTATTGAGTTGTGTAACTCTCTATCAAGAGAAGGAAGAGAAATTAAATGAGAATAAGCAAGGATAA
- a CDS encoding phage minor head protein, with amino-acid sequence MAKKKLTDRILNFFGLGKRAVGGTSSQASLFGKGKQTVQFNENWLSNLSFIPRRAYRNVDIEDVLESKHLNSAQILELLSDIDPDVSMALWNTLRLSNKGWNIKVYKQTSDNIIDTRGQKLVDNFVLEINKGAGGLNNLINQMHRSAFLQGAICGEAVMDGNLKKVIDFAPTNPHTIHFKVDPDDGTLKTYQYQLKPKEGAIVLDNNYVELNTERFWYIPLDPAIGDPYGRGPATAAIADVFFNLKVMFDLRKVIHSQGWPRLDVTVMSDTLRANAPESIKMDEDKLNDFINKQLKEIESTYNSVKPDDTYIHLDAIQVGSANPASQGGRLFDPTALLRCIERRVIRALKQLPVFMGSNEGTTETHGTVQFEIYAEGINSIQQMSENLMERFLEFYLRMEGVQSRVEFEFEKVQTTDRKVEADAEAIEIQNAVAKRDEGWISQDEASIEITGSEAIEEPTPKVTPADIPVGGNPAPTGGDNTETIPPTGNKLTNSKKKDRKLTITEQKRKYKQLRDNFLNVLGDTFSEIEAIIPSEKIANEVYKLHPKSPENTIPTDSNKLDVNSPVYKDTLNIVKKYFEGNKVKKIMNNLSEEGAGILTEAYENYAQRTLINLGRKNATYKGAEFKLDNLGIQKLIDERASFFPTSSFETAQNDIAKVVTRGYQENKGASEIATDLRDKFESMRTSRSNLIANQELNWATSQGSLTTMQKNGVSKKEWQTVGDDRVRPEHQANEDQGAIGVYETFQSGDDAPPADFNCRCQIAEVIDEDWDPPAELWQGQ; translated from the coding sequence ATGGCAAAAAAGAAATTAACTGATAGAATACTAAACTTTTTCGGTCTTGGAAAAAGAGCAGTTGGTGGCACTAGCAGTCAAGCCAGCTTGTTCGGAAAAGGAAAGCAGACCGTCCAGTTTAACGAAAATTGGTTAAGTAACCTTTCATTTATTCCCCGCAGAGCTTACCGAAATGTTGATATTGAAGATGTTCTAGAATCAAAGCATCTTAATTCAGCTCAAATTCTCGAACTCTTATCTGATATTGACCCCGATGTTTCTATGGCGCTTTGGAATACGCTCCGCCTTTCTAATAAGGGTTGGAATATCAAAGTTTACAAGCAAACAAGCGATAACATCATTGACACTAGAGGGCAGAAACTTGTTGATAATTTCGTTCTTGAAATAAACAAGGGAGCCGGCGGATTGAATAATCTCATCAATCAAATGCATCGTTCAGCATTTTTGCAAGGTGCTATTTGCGGTGAAGCAGTAATGGACGGCAATTTAAAAAAAGTAATTGATTTTGCTCCTACAAACCCTCATACAATTCATTTTAAAGTTGATCCAGATGACGGCACTCTTAAAACATATCAATACCAATTAAAGCCAAAAGAGGGCGCAATTGTTTTAGATAACAATTATGTAGAATTAAACACAGAAAGATTTTGGTATATTCCGCTTGACCCAGCAATTGGCGATCCTTACGGCAGAGGTCCGGCAACGGCTGCTATTGCTGATGTATTTTTCAATTTGAAAGTGATGTTTGATCTAAGGAAAGTTATTCATAGTCAGGGTTGGCCTCGACTAGATGTAACCGTAATGTCTGATACTTTGAGAGCCAATGCGCCCGAGAGTATCAAAATGGACGAGGATAAATTAAACGATTTTATCAACAAACAACTCAAGGAGATCGAATCAACCTATAACAGCGTAAAGCCAGACGATACCTATATTCACCTAGATGCTATTCAAGTCGGAAGCGCTAATCCTGCAAGCCAAGGCGGACGACTATTTGACCCGACAGCATTGTTGCGTTGCATTGAGCGCCGAGTTATCAGAGCGCTAAAACAATTGCCGGTATTTATGGGAAGCAACGAAGGCACAACCGAAACACACGGCACAGTCCAGTTTGAAATATATGCGGAAGGCATAAATTCAATTCAGCAAATGAGTGAAAACTTAATGGAAAGATTTTTGGAATTTTATTTGAGAATGGAAGGCGTTCAATCAAGAGTAGAATTTGAATTTGAAAAAGTCCAAACAACCGATAGAAAAGTTGAAGCCGATGCGGAAGCTATTGAAATTCAAAATGCTGTTGCTAAGCGTGATGAGGGTTGGATATCACAGGACGAAGCATCTATTGAAATAACCGGTAGTGAAGCAATCGAAGAACCTACGCCAAAAGTTACTCCGGCGGATATTCCAGTTGGGGGTAATCCGGCGCCAACGGGTGGTGATAACACGGAAACAATTCCGCCCACAGGAAACAAACTGACAAACTCTAAAAAAAAAGATAGAAAGCTCACGATAACGGAGCAGAAAAGAAAATATAAGCAACTCCGTGATAATTTCCTGAATGTTTTGGGCGATACTTTTTCAGAAATAGAAGCAATCATTCCTTCCGAAAAAATAGCGAATGAAGTTTATAAACTACACCCGAAAAGCCCTGAAAACACCATTCCAACGGATAGCAACAAGCTAGATGTTAATTCGCCGGTTTATAAAGATACTCTCAATATTGTAAAGAAGTATTTTGAAGGCAACAAAGTCAAAAAGATAATGAACAATTTGAGCGAAGAAGGCGCAGGCATATTGACCGAAGCGTATGAGAACTATGCTCAAAGAACTTTGATAAATCTAGGCAGAAAAAACGCTACTTACAAAGGCGCTGAATTCAAACTCGACAATTTAGGAATTCAGAAGCTTATTGATGAAAGAGCGAGCTTTTTCCCTACCAGTTCATTTGAAACAGCCCAAAATGACATCGCTAAAGTTGTTACACGGGGATATCAAGAAAACAAAGGCGCTAGTGAAATCGCTACTGATTTGAGAGATAAGTTTGAAAGTATGCGCACGAGCCGGTCAAACCTGATCGCTAATCAAGAATTGAATTGGGCTACTTCTCAAGGTTCTCTGACAACGATGCAGAAAAACGGCGTAAGTAAAAAGGAATGGCAGACAGTTGGAGATGATAGAGTTCGTCCAGAACATCAAGCAAACGAAGATCAAGGAGCGATAGGGGTTTATGAAACATTTCAAAGCGGTGATGATGCGCCTCCGGCTGACTTTAATTGCCGTTGTCAAATCGC
- a CDS encoding glycosyltransferase, producing the protein MKLNILFLPSDKGGVFHYRVEMISKWLTKLDLARTRILFMDKFGKGDLVWSDIIICQRKYDSSEFKGVFEQSKEGVKQMESAGIKFPKLFIYDTDDYLHDVPKNNPCYASYKPNSPIFKVMEEWIKKSDTLSVSTKKLAERYRYLNKNLIINPNSVDTENWEFRYKFNRPVKYKDQIRIGFAGSNTHYDDLKLIVRDLKYVQEHYSNTTLVIFGIQAGPVVSNTDLRLLFKDIPRVEFEEMVEVRNYPIKLRSLHLDIGIAPLVDHQFNQSKSAIKFYEYSMCGIPTIASKVGEYCEVIDKTRGILAKQNDWFKSLKLLIENAEYRKVMGKTAQNYVLRERSASVIIPKWYENYLSEWGKLCQ; encoded by the coding sequence ATGAAATTGAATATTTTATTTTTGCCGAGCGATAAAGGCGGAGTATTCCATTATAGAGTTGAAATGATCTCAAAATGGCTTACGAAGCTTGATCTAGCTAGGACTAGAATTCTTTTTATGGACAAATTCGGTAAAGGTGATCTAGTTTGGTCTGACATTATTATTTGCCAAAGAAAATATGATAGTTCTGAATTTAAAGGCGTATTCGAACAATCAAAGGAAGGTGTCAAACAAATGGAAAGCGCTGGAATTAAATTCCCGAAACTTTTTATTTATGATACTGATGACTATTTGCACGATGTTCCTAAGAATAATCCTTGCTATGCTTCCTACAAGCCAAATAGCCCGATATTTAAGGTAATGGAAGAGTGGATTAAGAAAAGCGATACATTGTCAGTTTCTACAAAAAAACTCGCTGAAAGATACCGATATTTGAACAAAAATCTAATCATCAATCCTAATTCTGTTGATACTGAAAATTGGGAATTCAGATATAAATTCAATAGACCGGTTAAATATAAAGACCAAATCAGAATAGGATTCGCCGGTTCGAATACTCATTATGATGATTTGAAATTAATCGTTAGAGATTTAAAATATGTTCAAGAACACTATTCAAATACAACTTTGGTAATATTTGGAATTCAGGCAGGACCGGTTGTATCGAATACTGATTTAAGATTATTATTCAAAGACATTCCGAGAGTTGAATTTGAAGAAATGGTTGAAGTTAGAAATTACCCGATAAAATTAAGATCTTTGCATCTTGACATTGGTATCGCTCCGCTTGTAGATCATCAGTTCAATCAGTCAAAAAGCGCTATCAAATTTTATGAATATTCAATGTGCGGAATTCCAACAATCGCCTCAAAAGTAGGAGAATATTGCGAAGTAATTGATAAAACTAGAGGTATTTTAGCCAAACAAAATGATTGGTTCAAATCATTAAAATTATTGATAGAAAACGCAGAATATAGAAAAGTAATGGGAAAAACGGCTCAAAATTATGTTTTAAGAGAAAGAAGCGCTTCGGTAATAATTCCGAAATGGTATGAAAATTATTTAAGTGAATGGGGTAAATTATGCCAGTAA
- a CDS encoding radical SAM protein gives MRISKDKYGSPRITGEILDCSMPMTFDQYNNCGHNCLYCFSTFQRAIGSTKEDYWHREEVKAVDVKKFAKLFTPEYKGQFKYIIKNRKPMQWGGLSDPFCPIEKELGVGYEILQLLAKHKYPCSFSSKGDLLLTDKKYWDIFMANKENYHYKASIITADEEIAKIIEAGVPTPKRRFEVLKALSDAGVETTLRMLPFIIGITDKTMPELIRMGAEAGVKSVSTEFFCLETRMTPALKTRYNAMSKLCGFDIVDYYKKLSTGCGYLRLNYQIK, from the coding sequence ATGAGAATAAGCAAGGATAAATACGGAAGCCCTAGAATTACGGGTGAAATTTTGGATTGTTCGATGCCGATGACTTTCGATCAATACAATAATTGCGGGCATAACTGTCTATATTGTTTTTCGACTTTTCAGAGAGCAATCGGATCAACAAAAGAAGATTATTGGCACAGAGAAGAAGTTAAGGCGGTTGATGTCAAAAAATTCGCAAAATTATTTACTCCCGAATACAAAGGACAATTCAAATACATCATTAAAAACCGCAAACCGATGCAATGGGGCGGATTAAGCGACCCCTTTTGCCCGATTGAGAAAGAATTAGGAGTAGGTTATGAGATATTACAACTTCTCGCAAAGCACAAATACCCGTGTTCCTTTTCTAGTAAAGGTGATCTTCTTCTTACTGATAAAAAATATTGGGATATCTTTATGGCTAATAAAGAAAACTACCACTATAAAGCTTCCATTATTACGGCAGACGAGGAAATCGCTAAAATTATTGAGGCGGGCGTTCCAACGCCTAAGAGAAGATTTGAGGTGCTAAAAGCCCTTTCAGACGCCGGAGTTGAAACAACCTTAAGAATGCTCCCGTTCATCATTGGAATCACTGACAAAACGATGCCAGAGTTAATCAGAATGGGAGCGGAAGCGGGTGTCAAGAGCGTAAGCACAGAGTTCTTTTGCCTAGAAACTAGAATGACACCGGCGCTAAAAACTCGATACAATGCGATGAGCAAATTGTGCGGATTCGACATAGTAGATTATTATAAAAAGTTGTCCACAGGGTGCGGTTATCTGCGCCTGAACTATCAAATTAAATAA